Proteins from a single region of Cydia strobilella chromosome 2, ilCydStro3.1, whole genome shotgun sequence:
- the LOC134750560 gene encoding uncharacterized protein LOC134750560 isoform X8 produces the protein MGVRDGCDWESYNGYYSGEESVGSINTMSICKSELLFSPVKEHGVHFSVDSLDCSLPAEQDLILTCQANKDNYTIAFEGSLTVYSEDSECNEFAVNQKHDKLDKQEDNATLDERTRRNLELLERCKKLTNKLTTSMARSDLGLTTWSKLKKQTNHSPLRRHPSGNNNEDSHEATDATSDMSNSVIKSQSLPNLYRRKIMSSSINSAALSNSTVDSFTTNQRLMGTPTCMKVYDVSQHRSTHGSQHSEPMSTSSTENQSSSDKSQPKQAFSLVKLFMKQKSNDGVVGLDQIDRSECWPSSSGGESGDSMGEPKDDSKILVRSQMELPCDVPEEGSAIYDEIPPSNPYNNRVYDEVIEEEDNDGVKLSDSESNLYATVNKRHSKRTNVNMMNSPSRLRSNKKSYSSQSSNTSVSISSCSESDGTQITKTNRLLQREPFDNKSTSTHLETTTIDKSMQTSTLQMSTISHERELFKVVEPSFLEKLKEGDCEKPVFILYPNYTLPDISFLNGRPNIYLNPVKVNVSPKSSEIKRNRLNVKGKRPFSCNDVEMLKKKGLGHIKDWDSLNFLLPTECKQMLSELPELMQNVREKECGSKCGDKYYNATPRSKGRPMSCDCNNLAGHNTTVSSSSSTATQPSSGYRGSSTMLTDSSAQASPAPHGNFNPLFVYRYDSATSSEASNNEGPRTNPAVPKRSLSAAKQGEHAPPRPPLPKSILRKSMDKTRKTSTPSKRYSMFEMDELLQDQIVCMTAATEHKTKRRSLQEPYYLQNQTTEYRKNNDLAAKRLSQQFLDAAEKDADYNELFHDEGVGTESSLESGKSNELKYHRPHTPPMPKPRTKKTEYTEFPPPGALISSADLQQLEEFLKLSGFNCQNMDEWDQNQVQKVRNQVTKFLQMKRSQEENQRSTDSSSSSCNSKKSVSFAHKSEAKPETQPTQVKAMEELKVASLTTPPNSPNISAVISQRLYQGKNLAEIPICEEAEISPDEFSSPLHHDSRGKYDLIDLSQKRALVSNVTDAVEMLIQHFSSATDQAELAFLGDSKQSPACAKIALNALCPALYAVFRDGLKENIETSFGAVNNSVWQMVETTARQGPITKSLNELVLRINSEDAVTEGLVKFNAFILGLLNAQSVDAWVSYVRTRESVLSKAYNGDSLLLAGVQSPRCRALLDSLQAALEPLRLLPFSLDLMFEMRELHRSFKKIESDMRAASRPTSINTPPLTLNQRNLLKLVRSMHSSGLSSDDCQTSVIMRHKEPKKKEPSTPDLLNDSANVKTALEKNRPRSCVNPSPIGYDLCPNNSRIELENNRRWSGVQLGSKLMQAFDRLVFDDSDDYTDSLETNKTARPAAADSKLERSGEEWRPGSASSGHSAAASGHSGGKFRRLQLKWELLSNAESPSSPSGETSPAAARGSKIPRPVSSPVRPAAPTGPEPAKNAHRGIPVPVRKVASPTASAGARAAPARATSAKRPQPANRTFPEAVKKVVAKTKEKEAVICKPVARKPAPTSRVDGAWASPAPRPASLPYGRAPPPAAPRRAASSSAARHHSTTQHQKHKYVRTLWHRLPSDSGHLAFNEGERLRLILEVDSQHLLCCRGDQKGLVPRDAVLPEDF, from the exons atgggTGTGAGGGACGGTTGTGATTGGGAATCCTACAATGGATATTACTCA ggCGAAGAGTCCGTCGGTTCCATCAACACGATGTCGATCTGCAAGTCGGAGCTGCTGTTCTCGCCGGTGAAGGAGCACGGCGTGCACTTCAGCGTGGACAGCCTGGACTGCTCGCTGCCCGCGGAGCAGGACCTTATCCTCACGTGCCAGGCCAACAAGGACAACTACACCATTGCCTTCGAGGGCAGCCTCACCGTCTACTCCGAGGACAGCGAGTGTAACGAGTTTGCCGTCAATCAAAAACATG ACAAATTGGATAAGCAAGAAGATAATGCAACGCTAGATGAAAGAACACGCAGGAATTTAGAATTATTAGAAAGATGTAAGAAACTAACCAATAAGCTAACTACTTCTATGGCTAGGAGTGACTTAGGATTAACTACTTGGAGTAAGCTTAAGAAACAGACCAACCATTCGCCTTTAAGAAG ACACCCATCGGGGAACAACAATGAAGATTCCCATGAAGCGACCGATGCAACAAGTGATATGAGCAACTCGGTTATCAAGAGCCAAAGTCTGCCGAACCTCTACAGAAGAAAGATTATGAGCAGTTCCATCAACTCGGCTGCTCTCAGCAATTCAACG GTCGATTCTTTCACCACCAATCAAAGGTTAATGGGTACTCCGACCTGCATGAAAGTATACGATGTATCGCAGCACCGTTCGACGCACGGAAGTCAGCATTCAGAACCAATGAGTACCTCCTCTACCGAAAACCAGTCATCTTCAGACAAAAGTCAACCAAAGCAGGCCTTTAGCCTGGTAAAACTGTTTATGAAACAAAAAAGCAACGATGGTGTAGTTGGATTGGATCAAATAGACAGGTCAGAATGCTGGCCATCTAGCTCAGGTGGTGAAAGTGGAGACTCCATGGGAGAGCCAAAAGATGACTCCAAAATTTTAGTGCGTTCTCAAATGGAATTGCCGTGTGATGTACCGGAAGAGGGCTCAGCAATTTACGATGAGATTCCACCTAGCAACCCGTACAATAATAGAGTTTATGACGAAGTAATAGAAGAGGAAGATAATGATGGCGTTAAATTAAGCGATAGCGAATCCAATCTTTATGCGACAGTAAATAAACGCCACTCAAAGAGAACTAACGTCAATATGATGAATAGCCCTTCAAGACTgagaagtaataaaaaatcataTTCTTCCCAATCGTCCAACACTAGTGTTAGTATATCGAGTTGCTCAGAGTCGGATGGAACTCAGATTACAAAAACGAATCGATTATTGCAAAGAGAGCCTTTTGATAACAAATCTACTTCTACTCATCTCGAGACCACCACTATTGATAAGAGTATGCAGACGTCCACGTTACAAATGTCGACCATATCCCATGAACGTGAACTATTCAAGGTGGTGGAACCCTCGTTTCTCGAGAAACTTAAAGAAGGAGACTGTGAGAAACCTGTATTCATACTGTACCCTAACTACACGCTTCCCGATATCAGTTTTCTGAACGGCCGACCAAATATATACCTGAATCCTGTAAAAGTAAACGTATCGCCAAAATCAAGCGAAATCAAGAGGAACAGACTGAACGTTAAAGGTAAACGACCATTTTCTTGCAACGACGTGGAGATGCTAAAAAAGAAGGGGCTCGGGCACATAAAAGATTGGGATTCATTAAACTTTTTGCTACCCACAGAATGCAAGCAAATGTTATCAGAGTTACCCGAATTGATGCAAAACGTAAGAGAAAAAGAATGTGGATCAAAATGCGGTGACAAATACTATAACGCGACACCTAGATCCAAGGGCAGGCCCATGAGTTGCGACTGCAACAACCTGGCGGGCCACAACACCACCGTGTCATCCAGCTCCAGCACGGCCACGCAGCCCTCGTCCGGCTATCGCGGCTCCTCCACCATGCTCACCGACTCCTCCGCGCAGGCCAGTCCCGCGCCGCACGGCAACTTCAACCCCTTGTTCGTCTACCGCTACGACAGCGCCACCAGCTCGGAGGCCAGCAACAACGAGGGCCCGAGAACCAACCCCGCCGTGCCGAAGCGATCGCTCTCGGCGGCCAAGCAGGGCGAGCACGCCCCGCCCAGACCCCCTCTACCTAAGAGCATTTTGCGTAAGTCGATGGACAAAACGCGTAAAACGAGCACGCCGTCAAAACGTTACAGTATGTTCGAAATGGACGAGCTTTTGCAAGATCAGATCGTTTGTATGACGGCTGCGACAGAGCACAAGACGAAGAGAAGATCGCTGCAGGAgccttattatttacaaaatcaaACCACAGAATATAGGAAAAATAATGATTTAGCTGCCAAAAGACTATCGCAGCAATTTCTCGATGCGGCCGAAAAAGATGCCGACTACAATGAACTTTTCCACGATGAAGGTGTCGGTACTGAGAGTAGCCTGGAATCGGGCAAATCGAATGAATTGAAATACCACAGACCTCACACGCCACCGATGCCTAAACCGAGAACTAAGAAAACTGAGTACACGGAGTTCCCTCCACCGGGCGCTCTGATCAGCAGCGCTGATTTACAACAATTAGAGGAGTTTTTGAAATTAAGCGGCTTTAATTGCCAAAATATGGATGAATGGGACCAAAATCAAGTCCAAAAGGTAAGAAATCAGGTTACCAAGTTTCTACAAATGAAACGTTCTCAGGAAGAAAATCAAAGGTCCACAGATTCTAGCAGCAGTAGCTGCAATAGCAAAAAATCTGTTAGTTTTGCCCATAAGTCTGAGGCCAAGCCCGAAACTCAACCAACCCAAGTGAAGGCAATGGAAGAGCTGAAAGTAGCCAGTCTCACCACACCGCCTAACTCACCTAATATTTCTGCTGTAATTTCACAAAGACTATATCAG GGTAAAAACTTGGCGGAGATACCAATTTGTGAAGAAGCTGAAATAAGCCCAGACGAATTCAGCAGCCCCTTGCACCACGACAGCAGAGGAAAATACGACTTAATTGATTTATCACAAAAAAGAG CCTTAGTCTCAAATGTGACGGATGCGGTGGAAATGTTGATTCAACACTTCTCTTCGGCCACTGACCAAGCCGAACTGGCTTTCCTGGGTGACTCTAAACAGTCTCCAGCTTGCGCCAAAATCGCCCTAAATGCTCTATGCCCGGCATTGTACGCTGTTTTCAGAGATGGGCTTAAGGAGAACATTGAAACCTCCTTCGGAGCCGTAAACAACTCCGTGTGGCAAATGGTGGAGACTACCGCAAGGCAGGGTCCAATAACAAAGTCCTTGAACGAGTTAGTGTTGAGGATCAATAGTGAAGATGCTGTCACGGAAGGGCTGGTTAAATTCAACGCCTTCATTCTGGGACTATTAAA CGCTCAATCAGTGGACGCATGGGTATCGTACGTGCGCACCCGCGAGTCGGTGCTGAGCAAGGCCTACAACGGCGACTCGCTGCTGCTGGCCGGCGTGCAGTCGCCGCGCTGCCGCGCGCTGCTGGACTCGCTGCAGGCCGCGCTGGAGCCGCTGCGCCTGCTGCCCTTCTCGCTCGACCTCATGTTCGAGATGCGCGAGCTGCACCGCAGCTTCAAGAAGATCGAGAGCGACATGCGCGCCGCTAGTCGG CCTACCTCGATTAACACCCCACCACTAACACTGAACCAGCGGAACTTGCTGAAACTAGTGCGCTCCATGCATTCGAGCGGGCTTTCGAGCGACGACTGCCAGACAAGCGTCATAATGAGGCACAAAGAGCCAAAAAAGAAGGAGCCGTCTACCCCCGACCTTCTAAACGACTCCGCTAACGTAAAGACCGCGCTCGAGAAAAACAGACCACGCTCCTGCGTGAATCCTTCGCCGATCGGATACGACCTATGTCCGAACAACAGCAGGATAGAGTTAGAGAATAACCGGCGCTGGTCCGGGGTGCAGCTGGGCTCGAAGCTGATGCAGGCGTTCGACCGGCTCGTGTTCGACGACAGCGATGACTACACGGACAGCCTGGAGACCAACAAGACCGCGCGGCCTGCCGCCGCCGACTCCAAG CTGGAACGCAGCGGTGAGGAGTGGCGGCCAGGGTCTGCGAGCAGCGGTCACAGCGCGGCGGCCAGCGGCCACTCGGGCGGCAAGTTCCGGAGGCTCCAGCTCAAGTGGGAGCTGCTCAGCAACGCCGAGAGCCCCTCCTCGCCATCTG GAGAGACGTCCCCGGCAGCGGCGCGCGGCTCCAAGATCCCCCGGCCCGTGTCGTCGCCCGTGCGGCCCGCGGCGCCCACCGGCCCCGAGCCCGCCAAGAATGCCCACCG GGGCATCCCGGTGCCGGTGCGCAAGGTCGCGTCCCCGACGGCGagcgccggcgcccgcgccgcgcctgCGCGAGCGACCTCCGCCAAGCGCCCGCAACCCGCCAACAG AACTTTCCCCGAAGCTGTGAAGAAAGTCGTCGCCAAGACCAAGGAAAAGGAAGCAGTTATTTGCAAGCCGGTTGCTAGGAAACCCGCGCC GACGTCGCGGGTGGACGGCGCTTGGGCGTCGCCGGCGCCGCGGCCGGCCTCGCTGCCGTacggccgcgcgccgccgcccgccgcgccgcgccgcgccgcctccTCCTCCGCCGCCCGCCACCACTCTACCACACAGCACCAGAAACACAA ATACGTGAGAACACTATGGCACCGGCTACCGTCGGACTCCGGGCACCTCGCGTTCAACGAGGGCGAGCGACTGCGGCTGATCCTCGAGGTGGACTCGCAGCACCTGCTGTGCTGTCGCGGCGACCAGAAGGGGCTGGTGCCGCGCGACGCCGTGCTGCCGGAGGACTTCTGA
- the LOC134750560 gene encoding uncharacterized protein LOC134750560 isoform X4, with protein sequence MRIKLTDLRPNGPPPRLGLKAASPGVDEDCNSNTSLAGSQHSADDLDAHCDNSGYLWFLDYNPIFRDGSCHHTSVLSSVSASYKGISDLASRFEFTSRYNDIARDLDANLAEADMESFKTEDIHALLMTANLPHDTITDDRTHDSNPRGEMFASISSSLMEKFRFDSSLSGDSSFQGEESVGSINTMSICKSELLFSPVKEHGVHFSVDSLDCSLPAEQDLILTCQANKDNYTIAFEGSLTVYSEDSECNEFAVNQKHDKLDKQEDNATLDERTRRNLELLERCKKLTNKLTTSMARSDLGLTTWSKLKKQTNHSPLRRHPSGNNNEDSHEATDATSDMSNSVIKSQSLPNLYRRKIMSSSINSAALSNSTVDSFTTNQRLMGTPTCMKVYDVSQHRSTHGSQHSEPMSTSSTENQSSSDKSQPKQAFSLVKLFMKQKSNDGVVGLDQIDRSECWPSSSGGESGDSMGEPKDDSKILVRSQMELPCDVPEEGSAIYDEIPPSNPYNNRVYDEVIEEEDNDGVKLSDSESNLYATVNKRHSKRTNVNMMNSPSRLRSNKKSYSSQSSNTSVSISSCSESDGTQITKTNRLLQREPFDNKSTSTHLETTTIDKSMQTSTLQMSTISHERELFKVVEPSFLEKLKEGDCEKPVFILYPNYTLPDISFLNGRPNIYLNPVKVNVSPKSSEIKRNRLNVKGKRPFSCNDVEMLKKKGLGHIKDWDSLNFLLPTECKQMLSELPELMQNVREKECGSKCGDKYYNATPRSKGRPMSCDCNNLAGHNTTVSSSSSTATQPSSGYRGSSTMLTDSSAQASPAPHGNFNPLFVYRYDSATSSEASNNEGPRTNPAVPKRSLSAAKQGEHAPPRPPLPKSILRKSMDKTRKTSTPSKRYSMFEMDELLQDQIVCMTAATEHKTKRRSLQEPYYLQNQTTEYRKNNDLAAKRLSQQFLDAAEKDADYNELFHDEGVGTESSLESGKSNELKYHRPHTPPMPKPRTKKTEYTEFPPPGALISSADLQQLEEFLKLSGFNCQNMDEWDQNQVQKVRNQVTKFLQMKRSQEENQRSTDSSSSSCNSKKSVSFAHKSEAKPETQPTQVKAMEELKVASLTTPPNSPNISAVISQRLYQGKNLAEIPICEEAEISPDEFSSPLHHDSRGKYDLIDLSQKRALVSNVTDAVEMLIQHFSSATDQAELAFLGDSKQSPACAKIALNALCPALYAVFRDGLKENIETSFGAVNNSVWQMVETTARQGPITKSLNELVLRINSEDAVTEGLVKFNAFILGLLNAQSVDAWVSYVRTRESVLSKAYNGDSLLLAGVQSPRCRALLDSLQAALEPLRLLPFSLDLMFEMRELHRSFKKIESDMRAASRPTSINTPPLTLNQRNLLKLVRSMHSSGLSSDDCQTSVIMRHKEPKKKEPSTPDLLNDSANVKTALEKNRPRSCVNPSPIGYDLCPNNSRIELENNRRWSGVQLGSKLMQAFDRLVFDDSDDYTDSLETNKTARPAAADSKLERSGEEWRPGSASSGHSAAASGHSGGKFRRLQLKWELLSNAESPSSPSGETSPAAARGSKIPRPVSSPVRPAAPTGPEPAKNAHRGIPVPVRKVASPTASAGARAAPARATSAKRPQPANRTFPEAVKKVVAKTKEKEAVICKPVARKPAPTSRVDGAWASPAPRPASLPYGRAPPPAAPRRAASSSAARHHSTTQHQKHKYVRTLWHRLPSDSGHLAFNEGERLRLILEVDSQHLLCCRGDQKGLVPRDAVLPEDF encoded by the exons ggCGAAGAGTCCGTCGGTTCCATCAACACGATGTCGATCTGCAAGTCGGAGCTGCTGTTCTCGCCGGTGAAGGAGCACGGCGTGCACTTCAGCGTGGACAGCCTGGACTGCTCGCTGCCCGCGGAGCAGGACCTTATCCTCACGTGCCAGGCCAACAAGGACAACTACACCATTGCCTTCGAGGGCAGCCTCACCGTCTACTCCGAGGACAGCGAGTGTAACGAGTTTGCCGTCAATCAAAAACATG ACAAATTGGATAAGCAAGAAGATAATGCAACGCTAGATGAAAGAACACGCAGGAATTTAGAATTATTAGAAAGATGTAAGAAACTAACCAATAAGCTAACTACTTCTATGGCTAGGAGTGACTTAGGATTAACTACTTGGAGTAAGCTTAAGAAACAGACCAACCATTCGCCTTTAAGAAG ACACCCATCGGGGAACAACAATGAAGATTCCCATGAAGCGACCGATGCAACAAGTGATATGAGCAACTCGGTTATCAAGAGCCAAAGTCTGCCGAACCTCTACAGAAGAAAGATTATGAGCAGTTCCATCAACTCGGCTGCTCTCAGCAATTCAACG GTCGATTCTTTCACCACCAATCAAAGGTTAATGGGTACTCCGACCTGCATGAAAGTATACGATGTATCGCAGCACCGTTCGACGCACGGAAGTCAGCATTCAGAACCAATGAGTACCTCCTCTACCGAAAACCAGTCATCTTCAGACAAAAGTCAACCAAAGCAGGCCTTTAGCCTGGTAAAACTGTTTATGAAACAAAAAAGCAACGATGGTGTAGTTGGATTGGATCAAATAGACAGGTCAGAATGCTGGCCATCTAGCTCAGGTGGTGAAAGTGGAGACTCCATGGGAGAGCCAAAAGATGACTCCAAAATTTTAGTGCGTTCTCAAATGGAATTGCCGTGTGATGTACCGGAAGAGGGCTCAGCAATTTACGATGAGATTCCACCTAGCAACCCGTACAATAATAGAGTTTATGACGAAGTAATAGAAGAGGAAGATAATGATGGCGTTAAATTAAGCGATAGCGAATCCAATCTTTATGCGACAGTAAATAAACGCCACTCAAAGAGAACTAACGTCAATATGATGAATAGCCCTTCAAGACTgagaagtaataaaaaatcataTTCTTCCCAATCGTCCAACACTAGTGTTAGTATATCGAGTTGCTCAGAGTCGGATGGAACTCAGATTACAAAAACGAATCGATTATTGCAAAGAGAGCCTTTTGATAACAAATCTACTTCTACTCATCTCGAGACCACCACTATTGATAAGAGTATGCAGACGTCCACGTTACAAATGTCGACCATATCCCATGAACGTGAACTATTCAAGGTGGTGGAACCCTCGTTTCTCGAGAAACTTAAAGAAGGAGACTGTGAGAAACCTGTATTCATACTGTACCCTAACTACACGCTTCCCGATATCAGTTTTCTGAACGGCCGACCAAATATATACCTGAATCCTGTAAAAGTAAACGTATCGCCAAAATCAAGCGAAATCAAGAGGAACAGACTGAACGTTAAAGGTAAACGACCATTTTCTTGCAACGACGTGGAGATGCTAAAAAAGAAGGGGCTCGGGCACATAAAAGATTGGGATTCATTAAACTTTTTGCTACCCACAGAATGCAAGCAAATGTTATCAGAGTTACCCGAATTGATGCAAAACGTAAGAGAAAAAGAATGTGGATCAAAATGCGGTGACAAATACTATAACGCGACACCTAGATCCAAGGGCAGGCCCATGAGTTGCGACTGCAACAACCTGGCGGGCCACAACACCACCGTGTCATCCAGCTCCAGCACGGCCACGCAGCCCTCGTCCGGCTATCGCGGCTCCTCCACCATGCTCACCGACTCCTCCGCGCAGGCCAGTCCCGCGCCGCACGGCAACTTCAACCCCTTGTTCGTCTACCGCTACGACAGCGCCACCAGCTCGGAGGCCAGCAACAACGAGGGCCCGAGAACCAACCCCGCCGTGCCGAAGCGATCGCTCTCGGCGGCCAAGCAGGGCGAGCACGCCCCGCCCAGACCCCCTCTACCTAAGAGCATTTTGCGTAAGTCGATGGACAAAACGCGTAAAACGAGCACGCCGTCAAAACGTTACAGTATGTTCGAAATGGACGAGCTTTTGCAAGATCAGATCGTTTGTATGACGGCTGCGACAGAGCACAAGACGAAGAGAAGATCGCTGCAGGAgccttattatttacaaaatcaaACCACAGAATATAGGAAAAATAATGATTTAGCTGCCAAAAGACTATCGCAGCAATTTCTCGATGCGGCCGAAAAAGATGCCGACTACAATGAACTTTTCCACGATGAAGGTGTCGGTACTGAGAGTAGCCTGGAATCGGGCAAATCGAATGAATTGAAATACCACAGACCTCACACGCCACCGATGCCTAAACCGAGAACTAAGAAAACTGAGTACACGGAGTTCCCTCCACCGGGCGCTCTGATCAGCAGCGCTGATTTACAACAATTAGAGGAGTTTTTGAAATTAAGCGGCTTTAATTGCCAAAATATGGATGAATGGGACCAAAATCAAGTCCAAAAGGTAAGAAATCAGGTTACCAAGTTTCTACAAATGAAACGTTCTCAGGAAGAAAATCAAAGGTCCACAGATTCTAGCAGCAGTAGCTGCAATAGCAAAAAATCTGTTAGTTTTGCCCATAAGTCTGAGGCCAAGCCCGAAACTCAACCAACCCAAGTGAAGGCAATGGAAGAGCTGAAAGTAGCCAGTCTCACCACACCGCCTAACTCACCTAATATTTCTGCTGTAATTTCACAAAGACTATATCAG GGTAAAAACTTGGCGGAGATACCAATTTGTGAAGAAGCTGAAATAAGCCCAGACGAATTCAGCAGCCCCTTGCACCACGACAGCAGAGGAAAATACGACTTAATTGATTTATCACAAAAAAGAG CCTTAGTCTCAAATGTGACGGATGCGGTGGAAATGTTGATTCAACACTTCTCTTCGGCCACTGACCAAGCCGAACTGGCTTTCCTGGGTGACTCTAAACAGTCTCCAGCTTGCGCCAAAATCGCCCTAAATGCTCTATGCCCGGCATTGTACGCTGTTTTCAGAGATGGGCTTAAGGAGAACATTGAAACCTCCTTCGGAGCCGTAAACAACTCCGTGTGGCAAATGGTGGAGACTACCGCAAGGCAGGGTCCAATAACAAAGTCCTTGAACGAGTTAGTGTTGAGGATCAATAGTGAAGATGCTGTCACGGAAGGGCTGGTTAAATTCAACGCCTTCATTCTGGGACTATTAAA CGCTCAATCAGTGGACGCATGGGTATCGTACGTGCGCACCCGCGAGTCGGTGCTGAGCAAGGCCTACAACGGCGACTCGCTGCTGCTGGCCGGCGTGCAGTCGCCGCGCTGCCGCGCGCTGCTGGACTCGCTGCAGGCCGCGCTGGAGCCGCTGCGCCTGCTGCCCTTCTCGCTCGACCTCATGTTCGAGATGCGCGAGCTGCACCGCAGCTTCAAGAAGATCGAGAGCGACATGCGCGCCGCTAGTCGG CCTACCTCGATTAACACCCCACCACTAACACTGAACCAGCGGAACTTGCTGAAACTAGTGCGCTCCATGCATTCGAGCGGGCTTTCGAGCGACGACTGCCAGACAAGCGTCATAATGAGGCACAAAGAGCCAAAAAAGAAGGAGCCGTCTACCCCCGACCTTCTAAACGACTCCGCTAACGTAAAGACCGCGCTCGAGAAAAACAGACCACGCTCCTGCGTGAATCCTTCGCCGATCGGATACGACCTATGTCCGAACAACAGCAGGATAGAGTTAGAGAATAACCGGCGCTGGTCCGGGGTGCAGCTGGGCTCGAAGCTGATGCAGGCGTTCGACCGGCTCGTGTTCGACGACAGCGATGACTACACGGACAGCCTGGAGACCAACAAGACCGCGCGGCCTGCCGCCGCCGACTCCAAG CTGGAACGCAGCGGTGAGGAGTGGCGGCCAGGGTCTGCGAGCAGCGGTCACAGCGCGGCGGCCAGCGGCCACTCGGGCGGCAAGTTCCGGAGGCTCCAGCTCAAGTGGGAGCTGCTCAGCAACGCCGAGAGCCCCTCCTCGCCATCTG GAGAGACGTCCCCGGCAGCGGCGCGCGGCTCCAAGATCCCCCGGCCCGTGTCGTCGCCCGTGCGGCCCGCGGCGCCCACCGGCCCCGAGCCCGCCAAGAATGCCCACCG GGGCATCCCGGTGCCGGTGCGCAAGGTCGCGTCCCCGACGGCGagcgccggcgcccgcgccgcgcctgCGCGAGCGACCTCCGCCAAGCGCCCGCAACCCGCCAACAG AACTTTCCCCGAAGCTGTGAAGAAAGTCGTCGCCAAGACCAAGGAAAAGGAAGCAGTTATTTGCAAGCCGGTTGCTAGGAAACCCGCGCC GACGTCGCGGGTGGACGGCGCTTGGGCGTCGCCGGCGCCGCGGCCGGCCTCGCTGCCGTacggccgcgcgccgccgcccgccgcgccgcgccgcgccgcctccTCCTCCGCCGCCCGCCACCACTCTACCACACAGCACCAGAAACACAA ATACGTGAGAACACTATGGCACCGGCTACCGTCGGACTCCGGGCACCTCGCGTTCAACGAGGGCGAGCGACTGCGGCTGATCCTCGAGGTGGACTCGCAGCACCTGCTGTGCTGTCGCGGCGACCAGAAGGGGCTGGTGCCGCGCGACGCCGTGCTGCCGGAGGACTTCTGA